The following coding sequences are from one Pongo abelii isolate AG06213 chromosome 3, NHGRI_mPonAbe1-v2.0_pri, whole genome shotgun sequence window:
- the ELMOD2 gene encoding ELMO domain-containing protein 2 has protein sequence MFISLWEFFYGHFFRFWMKWLLRQMTGKCELQRIFDTYVGAQRTHRIENSLTYSKNKVLQKVTRVVQSEVDKYVDDIMKEKNINPEKDASFKICMKMCLLQITGYKQLYLDVESVRKRPYDSDNLQHEELLMKLWNLLMPTKKLNARISKQWAEIGFQGDDPKTDFRGMGILGLINLVYFSENYTSEAHQILSRSNHPKLGYSYAIVGINLTEMAYSLLKSEALKFHLYNFVPGIPTMEHFHQFYCYLVYEFDKFWFEEEPESIMYFNLYREKFHEKIKGLLLDCNVALTLKV, from the exons atgtttatttctttgtggGAGTTCTTCTATGGGCACTTTTTTCGATTTTGGATGAAATGGCTATTACGACAGATGACTGGGAAGTGTGAATTGCAGCGAATATTTGATACCTATGTAGGTGCACAAAGGACACACAGGATAG aAAATTCCTTGACATACTCCAAGAATAAG GTTTTACAGAAGGTGACACGTGTTGTTCAGAGTGAAGTGGACAAATATGTAGACGATATTATGAAGGAAAAGAATATTAACCCTGAGAAGGATGCCAG ttttaaaatctgCATGAAGATGTGCTTACTGCAGATAACTGGTTATAAACAGCTGTATTTGGATGTAGAAAGTGTGAGGAAAAGGCCATATGATTCTGATAACCTACAGCATGAAGAGCTACTCATGAAg CTTTGGAATCTTCTAATGCCCACGAAGAAGTTAAACGCTAGAATCTCCAAGCAGTGGGCTGAAATTGGTTTTCAGGGTGATGATCCCAAGACAGACTTCAGAGGCATGGGCATACTTGGATTAATCAATCTTGT gTATTTCAGTGAAAATTACACTAGTGAAGCTCATCAGATTCTTTCCCGTTCAAATCATCCAAAATTAGG GTATTCTTATGCAATAGTTGGAATCAATCTTACAGAGATGGCTTATAGCTTACTGAAGAGTGAAGCTTTGAAGTTTCATCTCTATAACTTTGTTCCTGGTATACCAACAATGGAACACTTTCATCAGTTTTATT GTTATCTTGTCTATGAATTTGACAAGTTTTGGTTTGAAGAAGAACCAGAAAGCATTATGTATTTCAACTTGTATAGAGAGAAGTTTCATGAAAAGATTAAAGGACTTTTACTGGATTGTAATGTAGCACttactttaaaagtataa